The genomic interval CTTCGGCACGTAGGCGTTGAGCCACCGCAGCGACAGCTTCACGAACTCGTCCCGATCCAGCTCCAGCAGGCGCTGCTCGTTGCGCGGGTTGCGCTCGACGGCCTCTCGCCACTCCCGCATCCGCAGCAGCCCCGCGTTCCCGCCGCCACGCATGGCCTGCAGGCTGGGCAGCACGTAATACGCGCCGAGATTGAACATGCCGTAGACCCCGCCGACGATGTTCCACAGCACCAGCCTGGTGACCCGCTCGGGGTACAGGATCGTGGTCAGGATGGAGTCGCGCGCACCGCCCGAACCGCCCGCCAGCACGCACGGCCCGGCGTCGAGGGCGGTCAGCAGCCCGTCGAGTGTCTCGGCCCGCATATGCGACTCGGTCTGCCCGTAGAACTGCACATCGGACGCGCCGCAATTGGGCCGGTCCCACAGCAGCACCCGGTAGCCGCCCGCGACGATCGCCTCGGCCAGCGGGCGCAGTCCCGGCACGTCCATGCCGAACCGCCCGCCCGGCGTCAGGACGACGAGTTCCCCCGCGTCACCGACGATTTCGTAGACGACCTCGCCGCCGTTCACCCTCACGGTGGGCATGCGACCTCCTTCCTGTTCACCGGCTCGGATCAGGCCAGCACGACGACCGAGTCGCCGACGATGCGCACCGGATACGTGCGGATGCTCCATTCGGGCTTCACCGCGGTGGTCCCGGTCGCCAGCTCGAAACCCCACTGGTGCCACGGGCAGTAGATGAACTCCTGGTCGCGCACCATCACCTGGTCGCCGGGCACGGATTCGTCGACGACGGTCCGCCCCCGCGCGCGCCCGGCGCAGAGCGGCCCGCCCTCGTGCGGGCAGTAGTTCGCGATGGCGTAGAACGTCCCGTTGACGTTGTACACGCCGACGCCGTGCCGCCCGATCGGCACCACTTTCGAAGTGCCGGGCGGGATTTCGTCCACCGTGGCGACGACGTGCTCACGTCCCTGGGCGAGCCGGGGCTGTTCGGGGTCGGCCATCACAGCACCCGCCGCTGACCCTCGATGGCGGGCACCGACTCGGGCAGATGGTAGGTCTCGATGCCGTTCAGATACATGACCCGGTCGCGGGCGTGCACGGGCAGATGCTTCATCAGCCAGCGCGGGTCGTCGAAGGTCCAATGCGGGTAGTCCGAGGAGTACAGCAGGATCCGCTCCGCCGACATCCACTCGAACGCGCGGGTCAGCTCCGTCTTGTCGTCGGGGTAGTCCAGCGGCTGGGTGGTGAACTTGATGTGCTCCTCGACGTACTCCGAGGGCTTGCGGCGAATCCCGGTGAAGGAGCGGCGCGCCGTGTAGACCGCGTCCATCCGCCACATCAGCGGCAGAATCCAGGTGAAGGCGTGCTCCACGAACACGATCCGCAGTGTCGGGAACCGGTCGAAGACGCCGTCGAAGATCAGGCTCATGATCTGATTGGCCGCCAGCAGCGAGTAGGTGACCATGAAATCGTGGTTGTAGCTGGGGAATCCGACCGGCGGCATGGGCATGGTCTCGTACGCGCCGCGGCCCAAATGGCAGCTCACCACCAGATCGTGCTTGGTGGCCGCCGCCCAGATCGGATCGTATTTCGGGTCGCCCCACGACGGGCGCGGCTCGGCCTTGATCAGGATCTGCGCCATGAACGGGTGCCCGGCCCAGTGCTCGATCTCGCGCACCGCGCCGCGCGGATCATCGATGGCCGCGCAGATCGACCCGCGCCAGCGCTGATGCCAATTGTTCTTCGAGTCCAGCCAGTGGTTGGCGAGCCAGTGGTTGACACCGGTCGCCATCGCCGCGGTGGCCTCCGGCAACCGGGTCGCCTTCACCGTCGGTTCCAGGATCGCGATATCCGACCCGGCGTCGACGATCAGCTGCCGGAACGCCAATTCCGGGTCACTGCCGGGGAATTCGCCGCCCTCGGGGAACGTGTCGGCCCGCATGGCGTAGGTGTGCGCGTAGTCGGGGGCGTCGTAGATGATCGTGTCGCCGACGCGGTGGCTGAGGAAATAGTCGGTCCGGAACGGCTCGGGAATGTACTCCACGAGCTCCCCGCGCCGCGGCACGGGATGCACGTCCGAATCGACCACCCGGACGGCGACCTGCTCGGGTGCCGGGGCACGTTGCTGCCCGTGTGCCAGGGTCGTGCCGGGTGCCGGGGTTTTTTGTTGCCTGTGTGCCAGGGGCATGTCGGGTGCCGGGGTTTTTTGTTGCCTGTGTGCCAGGGGCATGGTCGTCTCCCTCTCGTGGACGGGCTAGGTGGTGGCCGCCGCGGCCGGGATGTCGATGCCGTAGAGCCGGGACGCGTTGCGCCACAACACCTTCTCGCGTTGTTCGGTGGTGAGCGCGGACGGCAGCGCGGTGGCGTCACCGCAATGCCAGTGCGGGTAGCTGGAGCCGAACATCACCATGTCCTCCTTGCCGGTGAAACCCAGCCATTCGGAGGCGAATTCGGTTTCGCCGGGCCCGTCCAGGCTGCCCTGTACGAAGTAGACGTGGCCCGGCAGGTAGTCGCTGGGCATGCGGGGCGCCCACGGGGTCTGCTCCAGATGCGGCCGGCCGAAGGTGTCCATCCGCCACGTGAACGGCGTGAGCAGGTCCGCCCCGCCGTCGGCCCAGACGAATCTCAGCTCCGGCATCCGCTCGAACACGCCCTCGGCGATCATGTTCATCAGGTGGTACACGTAGTTCAGCGACATGAACCCGAGGTACTGCTCGTAGGTGCGGGTGTGACCCGACGGGGTGGGCGGGAAGGCGATGCTCTCCCCGGTCTCGATGTGCGCGGCCACCGGCAGCCCGGCCTCGGCCGCCGCCTCCCACAGCGGCCAGAACTGCGGCTTACCGTAGAGCTCGCGCGACTGCAGCGGAATGCCGACCTGCACGATGCCGGGATGACCTGCGTACCTGCGGATTTCGCGCAGCGCCCCGGGAATGTCCTCGGGATTGACCCGGATCGTGCCGCGGTATCGCGCGGCGAATCGGTTCGACTCCAGCCAGCGCGTCACCATCATCTCGTTGTGCGCGGCCAGCACCGCGGTGGTGAGGTGCCGGTCGGGCAGGATGCCGCGGGTCATCGGATGCAGCACCGCGATGTCCACGCCGCGCTCCACGAACAGCTGCTCACCGACGAATTCCGGATCCGAGCCCGGATAGCCCCTGCCCGGCCCGCGGCTGCTCGGTCCGCGGGTGCCCGCGGCGTACTCCCCGCCCGGTGCGCCGTACCAATCCATCTCGGCATCCGGGATGCCGCGGCTGGCGAACGGCTCGCGCAGGAAGCCGCGCATATCCCGGTTCGAGGTGAAGAAGATGTGCACGCTGGCGTCGATGACAGGCGTGCCGGTGCCGACGGTCACCACTCGATGCGCGCTCGTTCGGGCCGCTCCGTCACCGGCGCGGCGAGTTCCTGCTTGTCACAGACGCGCTGCAGCTTCTCGATGGTCTCGTCCAGCCCGGGTCCCAGCCGCGGACCGGGCGTGAAGGTGGCGGGCAGTTTCCGCATGCCCTGGATGACGCCGATGGTCTCGTAGTGCACGGTCCCCTCGGGGTCGCAGCGGTAGTCGGGCATCCGGTCGAGCACGGCGGTGAGCATCGCCTTGAACACGGTGCGGGCCACGTTCGAGCCGATGCAGCGGTGGATGCCGAGCCCGAAGCTGAAGTGCCGGTTGCCCCTCCGATCCAGCACGACCTCGTTCGGGTCGGGGAAGACCTGCGGGTCCCGGTTCGCCATCGCCCACGACAACCACAGGCGCTCACCCTCTTTGAACCGGGTGTTCACCAATTCCATGTCCGCGGAGATGGTCCGGCCGTCGCCCGGCGCCGGGGTGAAGTACCGCAGGAACTCCTCGGTCGCGGAGTCGAGCAGGTGCTCGCGCTCTTCGCTGAGCAGTTCGCGCTGATCCGGATGCTCCGACAGCCATTCCAGTGAATGCGCGGTGAGCGCGGTCGTGGTGTCGAAGCCGCCGCCGATGATCAGGCCCAGCATGCCGAGCACCTCGAGGTCCGGCGCGGGCTCGCCGTCGATGCGGAGCTTGACCAGGCCGTCCACCAGACCCGGGCGCGGATTCTCCTTGATCTCGATCAGATTGTTCAGCAGATCCAGACCCATGGCCCGATGCATCTCCGCGACCCGCGGCGCCTCCGGCGAATCCTCGGGGGTGTACACCGCCGCGTGTACCGGCTCGCTGTACATCGACCACTGCCGCAACGGAATTCCGAGCATGGCCAGGGTCAGCACGGCCGGGACGATATTGGCGAGGTCGTCGACGAAGTCGATCCGGCCGCTCTCGATCTTCTCGTCGAGGGCGGCGCGGACGATCTCGTCGATCACCGGCTCCCAGCGGCGAACCGCGGCGGGTGACAGGTAGGGGTTGATCGCCTGCCGATAGATCCGGTGCTCGGGATCGTCCATCTCCAGAATGCCGCCGCGCACCGCCTGCACACGCTGGGCGGTGGGTATCGAGATGCCCTTGTAGCCCTTGCGTTCGCCGCGCAGATCGTGGTCGTTGGAGACGTGCGGGCAGCGGGCGAGCTCGAACACCTCGGTGCTGCCCGCGGCGACCCAGTGCCCGTCGTAGGTGTCACTCCAGGCCATCGGGCACTTGGCCTGCATCTCCTGGGTGATCTCCACGAACCGGTGCCGGTATTCGGGCGTGTGCCGGTCGAAGTGGTACCGATTCTTCTTACGGTCCTGGTCGGCGAGTGCGTCGTCGATGCTCACGATAGTCTTCCTGGGCTGCTCACGGATCTCGTTGCCGCGCCGCGGGTTTCCCCGGCGATCAGATGTGGTAGTCGTAGGACTTCAGATAGCCGCCGCCGTCGACGCGCATCTGCGTGCCGGTGACGTACCGCGACTCCTCGGAGGCCAGGTAGACCACCGCGTTGCTGATGTCCTCGGGCTCGACGTAGGGAATGCGCATGGCCTGCTGCACACCGAACACGGGCTCGGCGTCGGCGCGGGTCGGGTGCTCGAGGTCGGGGCGGAACGAGCGATACATCGGCTCGCTCTGCAGCATCGGGGTGTTGCAGTTGGTGGGATGCACGACATTGGCGCGGATGCCGCGCGGTGCCAGCTGCCGGGCCAGCTCGTAGACGTACGCGGTCAGCGCGCGCTTGGAGTGCACGTAGGCCATGCCGCCGGGATCGTTGCCCGGGTTGTCGATCTTGGAGATATCGATCAGCGAGGCGGTGGAGCCGGTCGCGATGATCGACGCGCCCTCCTTCAGGTGCCCGAGCGAGACCTGGATGGCGTTGATGGTGCCGATCAGGTTCGTGTTGATCACGTCGATCCACGCCTGCATGGCCGGCTGGCCCTTCATACCGGCGATGCCGGCCTGCGCGACGACGATGTCGAGCTTGCCGAGTTCGCGAATGCCGTTGTCCACCGCGGCCTGCAGCTGCTCGGCGCTGCGCACGTCGGCCTTCGCGGTGACCACGCGCCGGCCGGTCTTGCTGACCAGGTTCGCGGTCTCCTCCAGGTCCTCCGGGCGCGCGAGCGCGTATCCGATGGTCGAGATGTCCTCGCACAGATCGACCGCGATGATGTCGGCGCCCTCCTCTGCGAGGCGGACCGCGTGGCTGCGGCCCTGCCCGCGCGCGGCGCCGGTGATGAAAGCGACCTTGCCCTCGACACGTCCCACAGCTGACCCTTTCGTTCTTCTCGGTGACCACGGCGGCAGTGCCGCGGCGGATCGCGCGCCCGCTGGATGCCGTGGCGCCGACTGTGCACGACCGCGGTGTCGCGGCCGTGGCATGGAGCAAGAATTTTCCTTGCAGTAGATGAGAACGTTACTCTTGCACAACTCTCGCCGCAAGGTCGCGCGGCCCCGCGGAATCTCCGGCGCGCGCCTGGCTCGATCCGCCGAAAAGCGGATTCACCACGGACGATTCCGTCGAACCTCGGTGAATCTCATATTTCCGTTGGATGAGAACGGTATTTTCATCAATGGTCGAGGAGATCGTCGGGCGCGGCTGCCGCGGCCCGGGTACATCGAGGGGCGCGCAACGCGCCCACCTGCGGACACGAGTGAGGCCAGATGCGAACCGTCCCCGAGGAATTGCGCGACCGCTACGAGACCGCGGGCTGGTGGCGGCGAGAAACGCTGGGCGATCTGCTGAGTCGCGCCCTCGCGTCGGCGCCCTCGGCCGAATTCCGGGTGCACTCCGACGTGCGCCCCTGGTCGGGCAGCGTCGGGGAGGTGGAGCGGATCGCCCGGCGATTGGCGGCCGGGCTCCGGGCGCGCGGCGTCGGGCCGGGTGACGCGATCGCCTTCCAGCTGCCCAACTGGATGGAGGCCGCGGCGACGTTCTGGGCCTCCGCCTACCTCGGCGCGGTGGTGGTGCCGATCGTCCATTTCTACGGGCGCAAGGAGGTCGGGCACATCCTGACGACCGTGCGGCCCAAGGTCTTCGTCGCCGCGGAACGCTTCGGCCGCACGGCCTTCGATCCCGAGGTATGCGCGGCGGTGCCGATCGTCGGGGTGGTCGGCCGCGATTTCGACGACCTGCTGGCCGACGCGCCCATGCCGGGTGTGGTCGCGGCCGATCCGGCGGACCCGGCGCTGATCGCCTTCACCTCGGGCACGACCAGCGCGCCCAAGGGCGTGGTGCACAGCCACCAGACGCTGGGCTGCGAGGCGCGTCAGCTCGCCGCGCACAACGCGCTCGATCGCGGCACGATGCTCACCGCCACGCCGGTCGGGCACTTCATCGGGATGGTCGGCGCCTTCCTGTTACCGGTGCTGCACGGCAAGCCGGTGCATCTGCTCGACGTGTGGGACGCGGGCCGGGTGCTGGCGCTGATCAAGAGCGACGGGTTGACGGTCGGGGGCGGGCCGCCCTACTTCGTCACCAGCCTGCTCGACCACCCCGACTTCACCCCCGAATATCTGGACAACTTCCGCTTTGTCGGGCTGGGCGGCTCCACCGTGCCCGTCGCGGTCACCCGGCGGCTCGCCGGCCTGGGCTTGGTCCCGTTCCGCGCCTACGGCAGCACCGAGCATCCCTCCATCACTTCCTCCCGTTACGACGCGCCGGAATTCGAGCGCCTGTCGACCGACGGGCGGCCGATGCCCGGCGTGGAGATCCGGCTGGCCGACGACGGCGAAATCCTCAGTCGCGGACCGGATCTGTGCCTGGGCTACACCGACGACGCGCTGACCGCGCGGGCCTTCGACGCCGACGGCTGGTACCACACCGGCGATATCGGCGTCCTGCATCCGGACGGGCATCTGACCATCACCGACCGCAAATCCGACGTGATCATCCGCGGTGGCGAGAACGTCAGCGCGCTGGAGGTGGAGGAACTGCTCGCCGAACTGCCGGAGGTGGCCGAGGCCGTGGTGGTGGCCGTACCGGACGAGCGCCTGGGCGAAACGGTCGGCGCGGTACTGCGGTTGCGGCCCGGACACCGACTGCCCGAGCTCGCCGCGGTGCGCGAGCACTTCGCGGCCGCCGGAGTCGCGCGGCAGAAGTGGCCGGAGCGGTTGTTCCAGGTCGAGGACTATCCGCGCACCCCCAGCGGCAAGGTCCGCAAACATCTGATCCGCGAGCGGATTGCCACATCCACCTGACGAGAATATGATTCTTGTCATTCGCGAATGGAGGTCTCATGAATTCTCCCGCACCGTCCACTGCCACGGGGGACGGCGAGGTCGCTGTCGACGTCGTCGTGCTGGGTAGTGGTGCCGCGGGCCTGACCGCCGCGCTGACCGCCGCCGTCCGCGGCGCGTCGGTCGCTGTGTTCGAGAAGGCGGACACCGTCGGCGGGACCAGTGCGGTATCCGGTGGCATCGCGTGGATCCCGGCGCACGACCGGGCGCCGGACGGCCCGCTGACCGTGGCCGACGCGCTGGCCTACCTGCACGCGCAGTCGCTGGGCTCGATGGACGACGAACTGGTGGAGATCTTCGTCCGCACCGGCGCGGCGATGGTGGATTTCGTCGAGGCGCACAGCGGGACGCGATTCGAGATCGCCGATGGTTTCCCGGATTACAAGCCGGAACTGCCCGGCGGCCGTCCCGGCGGCGGGCGGTCGCTGAGCCCGGTCGCCTTCGACCTCACCCGCCTCGGCGAGTGGCGCGACCGCATCACCTCCTTCCCCGCCGACTGGAGCAACGTCGGCTTCGACGCTGAGACCCGCGCCCGCCTGCACGCGCAGACCGGCAGCGACTCGGCCGACTTCTGTGTCGCCGGAACGGCTCTCGTCGCCGGGCTGCTGCGCGGCGTGCTCGACGCGGGCGTGGTGCCGCGCACCGGGGCGCGTGCTGTCGAGTTGCTGTCCGAGGGGCGCACGATCACCGGCGTCCGGTTGAGCACGGCCGACGGCGAGCGAATCGTGCGCGCCCGCAAGGGCGTCGTGCTGGCCACGGGCGGTTTCGAATGGGATGCCGGCCTGGTCCGCGCGTACCTGCGCGGCCCGATGCACGGCCCGGTGTCACCGCCGAACAACACCGGTGACGGCCTGCGCATGGCGATGGCGCACGGCGCGGACCTGGGCACCATGAGCGAGGCGTGGTGGGTGCCGGTGGTACGGATTCCCGGCGACACCATCGGGGGCGAACCGCGCAGCCGCAGTGTGCGCCTGGAACGGACCCGGCCGCGCAGCATCATGGTCAATCGCGCCGGGCGGCGGTTCGTCAACGAGGCGTCGGAGTACAACTCGATGGCGGGGGCGTTCCACTATCTCGACCCCAAGGGCGGCTACGTCAACGATCCGGGCTGGATCGTCTTCGACGCCGAACATCTGCGGCGCTACGGCTTCCTCGGCATCGCGCCGGGCGACGCGGTGCCCGAATGGTTCTGCGAGTCGGCCGATTTCGCGGAACTGGGCGCGAAGACCGGCATCGACCCGGCCGGGCTCGCCGCGACGGTGGCGGCCTGGAATCGCACCGTGGCCGACGGCGTGGACCCGGACTTCGGCCGCGGCGCCAGCGCCTACGACGGCTGGTGGGGCGACGAGAACGCGGACACCGTCGCGGGCCGCACGCTCGGCCCGGTGGACACCGCGCCGTACTACGCCGTGCCGGTCACCGTCGGCGCCATGGGCACCAAGGGCGGACCGCGCACCGACCGCGACGGCCGGGTGCTGCACGTCGACGGCCAGGTCATCCCCGGCCTGTTCGCGGCCGGCAACGCGATGGCCGGTGTCACGGGCCGGGCGTACGGCGGCGCGGGCGGCACCATCGGCCCCGGCATGGTGTTCGGCTTCCGCGCCGGTCACGCCGCCGCGACCGGCAAATCGGCGGACATCTGAGCACGGTCCCGGGGTTTACGGAGGTGACGAGTTTGTCGGAGTACGAAAGCATCTGGAGCGATCTGCAGGGCGTCGCGTTCACGCAGGGCTACCTGGAGGCCGGTGGCGTGCGCACGCGCTATCTGCACGCGGGCGACCCGGGCAAGCCGGCGCTGGTGCTGCTGCACGGGTCCGGCGGGCACGTCGAGGCGTATGTCCGCAATCTGGAGGCGCACGCCGAGCACTTCTCGACCTGGGTGATCGACATGCTGGGCCACGGCTACACCGGCCGCCCCGGTCATCCGCTCGAGGTGAAACACTATGTGGCGCACCTGATCTCCTTCCTCGATGCGGTGGGCGTGCGGAAGGCGCACGTCAGCGGCGAATCGCTCGGCGGCTGGGTGGCCGCGCGCCTGGCGATCGACCATCCGGACCGGGTCGAGCGGCTGGTGCTCAATACCGCGGGCGGGTCGCAGGCCGACCCGGAGGTGATGCGGCGCATCGTCACGCTGTCGATGGCCGCGGTCACCGACCCGACATGGGAGACGGTGCAGGCGCGCATCAAGTGGCTGATGGCAGACAAGTCGAAGAGTTACGACGACGTGGTGGCGAGCCGCCAGCGGATCTACCGGCAGCCCGGTTTCGCCGTCGCCATGCGCGACATCATGGCGCTGCAGGATCCGCAGATCCGGCAGCGGAACCTGTTGGGGCCGGAGGATTACGGCCGCATCACCGCGCCGACGCTGGTGCTGTGGACCAGTGACGACCCCACGGCCGATGTCACCGAGGGGCGGCGGATGGCGTCGATGATTCCGGGCGCGCGCTTCGAGGTGCTGCCCGACTGCGGGCACTGGCCTCAGTACGAGGACCCCAAGGCGTTCAACGCCCTGCATCTCGACTTCCTGCTGGGTGGCTGACCGTGCCGAAGCGAAACGATTCCGCCGCAACGACATCGGACGTCGATGTCGATGTGCTGATCGTCGGCGCGGGCCCGGTGGGTTTGACGCTGGCGAACATGCTGGGCATGTACGGCGTGCGCACCCGGGTCGTCGAGGAGCGGCCGACGCTCATCGACTATCCGCGCGGCGTCGGACTGGACGACGAGGCGCTGCGGACCTTCCAATCGATCGGGCTCGTCGAGCGAGTCCTGCCGCACACGACACCGAACCAGATCATGCGGTTCGTCGACGGCAAGGGGCGGCTCCTCACCGAGATCGCCCCGAGCGACGCCCAATTCGG from Nocardia wallacei carries:
- a CDS encoding alpha/beta fold hydrolase, whose translation is MPTVRVNGGEVVYEIVGDAGELVVLTPGGRFGMDVPGLRPLAEAIVAGGYRVLLWDRPNCGASDVQFYGQTESHMRAETLDGLLTALDAGPCVLAGGSGGARDSILTTILYPERVTRLVLWNIVGGVYGMFNLGAYYVLPSLQAMRGGGNAGLLRMREWREAVERNPRNEQRLLELDRDEFVKLSLRWLNAYVPKPGQTIPGVDDELFDRIRVPTLIIRGGEHDIDHPKRTSLEVSCLIEGSTLIDPPWPEDAWERAVEARGSGKVQRYNLFDTWVLAAPAILSFLDG
- a CDS encoding Rieske (2Fe-2S) protein translates to MADPEQPRLAQGREHVVATVDEIPPGTSKVVPIGRHGVGVYNVNGTFYAIANYCPHEGGPLCAGRARGRTVVDESVPGDQVMVRDQEFIYCPWHQWGFELATGTTAVKPEWSIRTYPVRIVGDSVVVLA
- a CDS encoding amidohydrolase family protein; the encoded protein is MPLAHRQQKTPAPGTTLAHGQQRAPAPEQVAVRVVDSDVHPVPRRGELVEYIPEPFRTDYFLSHRVGDTIIYDAPDYAHTYAMRADTFPEGGEFPGSDPELAFRQLIVDAGSDIAILEPTVKATRLPEATAAMATGVNHWLANHWLDSKNNWHQRWRGSICAAIDDPRGAVREIEHWAGHPFMAQILIKAEPRPSWGDPKYDPIWAAATKHDLVVSCHLGRGAYETMPMPPVGFPSYNHDFMVTYSLLAANQIMSLIFDGVFDRFPTLRIVFVEHAFTWILPLMWRMDAVYTARRSFTGIRRKPSEYVEEHIKFTTQPLDYPDDKTELTRAFEWMSAERILLYSSDYPHWTFDDPRWLMKHLPVHARDRVMYLNGIETYHLPESVPAIEGQRRVL
- a CDS encoding amidohydrolase family protein; protein product: MTVGTGTPVIDASVHIFFTSNRDMRGFLREPFASRGIPDAEMDWYGAPGGEYAAGTRGPSSRGPGRGYPGSDPEFVGEQLFVERGVDIAVLHPMTRGILPDRHLTTAVLAAHNEMMVTRWLESNRFAARYRGTIRVNPEDIPGALREIRRYAGHPGIVQVGIPLQSRELYGKPQFWPLWEAAAEAGLPVAAHIETGESIAFPPTPSGHTRTYEQYLGFMSLNYVYHLMNMIAEGVFERMPELRFVWADGGADLLTPFTWRMDTFGRPHLEQTPWAPRMPSDYLPGHVYFVQGSLDGPGETEFASEWLGFTGKEDMVMFGSSYPHWHCGDATALPSALTTEQREKVLWRNASRLYGIDIPAAAATT
- a CDS encoding cytochrome P450; protein product: MSIDDALADQDRKKNRYHFDRHTPEYRHRFVEITQEMQAKCPMAWSDTYDGHWVAAGSTEVFELARCPHVSNDHDLRGERKGYKGISIPTAQRVQAVRGGILEMDDPEHRIYRQAINPYLSPAAVRRWEPVIDEIVRAALDEKIESGRIDFVDDLANIVPAVLTLAMLGIPLRQWSMYSEPVHAAVYTPEDSPEAPRVAEMHRAMGLDLLNNLIEIKENPRPGLVDGLVKLRIDGEPAPDLEVLGMLGLIIGGGFDTTTALTAHSLEWLSEHPDQRELLSEEREHLLDSATEEFLRYFTPAPGDGRTISADMELVNTRFKEGERLWLSWAMANRDPQVFPDPNEVVLDRRGNRHFSFGLGIHRCIGSNVARTVFKAMLTAVLDRMPDYRCDPEGTVHYETIGVIQGMRKLPATFTPGPRLGPGLDETIEKLQRVCDKQELAAPVTERPERARIEW
- a CDS encoding mycofactocin-coupled SDR family oxidoreductase, which produces MGRVEGKVAFITGAARGQGRSHAVRLAEEGADIIAVDLCEDISTIGYALARPEDLEETANLVSKTGRRVVTAKADVRSAEQLQAAVDNGIRELGKLDIVVAQAGIAGMKGQPAMQAWIDVINTNLIGTINAIQVSLGHLKEGASIIATGSTASLIDISKIDNPGNDPGGMAYVHSKRALTAYVYELARQLAPRGIRANVVHPTNCNTPMLQSEPMYRSFRPDLEHPTRADAEPVFGVQQAMRIPYVEPEDISNAVVYLASEESRYVTGTQMRVDGGGYLKSYDYHI
- a CDS encoding AMP-binding protein, yielding MRTVPEELRDRYETAGWWRRETLGDLLSRALASAPSAEFRVHSDVRPWSGSVGEVERIARRLAAGLRARGVGPGDAIAFQLPNWMEAAATFWASAYLGAVVVPIVHFYGRKEVGHILTTVRPKVFVAAERFGRTAFDPEVCAAVPIVGVVGRDFDDLLADAPMPGVVAADPADPALIAFTSGTTSAPKGVVHSHQTLGCEARQLAAHNALDRGTMLTATPVGHFIGMVGAFLLPVLHGKPVHLLDVWDAGRVLALIKSDGLTVGGGPPYFVTSLLDHPDFTPEYLDNFRFVGLGGSTVPVAVTRRLAGLGLVPFRAYGSTEHPSITSSRYDAPEFERLSTDGRPMPGVEIRLADDGEILSRGPDLCLGYTDDALTARAFDADGWYHTGDIGVLHPDGHLTITDRKSDVIIRGGENVSALEVEELLAELPEVAEAVVVAVPDERLGETVGAVLRLRPGHRLPELAAVREHFAAAGVARQKWPERLFQVEDYPRTPSGKVRKHLIRERIATST
- a CDS encoding FAD-dependent oxidoreductase — protein: MNSPAPSTATGDGEVAVDVVVLGSGAAGLTAALTAAVRGASVAVFEKADTVGGTSAVSGGIAWIPAHDRAPDGPLTVADALAYLHAQSLGSMDDELVEIFVRTGAAMVDFVEAHSGTRFEIADGFPDYKPELPGGRPGGGRSLSPVAFDLTRLGEWRDRITSFPADWSNVGFDAETRARLHAQTGSDSADFCVAGTALVAGLLRGVLDAGVVPRTGARAVELLSEGRTITGVRLSTADGERIVRARKGVVLATGGFEWDAGLVRAYLRGPMHGPVSPPNNTGDGLRMAMAHGADLGTMSEAWWVPVVRIPGDTIGGEPRSRSVRLERTRPRSIMVNRAGRRFVNEASEYNSMAGAFHYLDPKGGYVNDPGWIVFDAEHLRRYGFLGIAPGDAVPEWFCESADFAELGAKTGIDPAGLAATVAAWNRTVADGVDPDFGRGASAYDGWWGDENADTVAGRTLGPVDTAPYYAVPVTVGAMGTKGGPRTDRDGRVLHVDGQVIPGLFAAGNAMAGVTGRAYGGAGGTIGPGMVFGFRAGHAAATGKSADI
- a CDS encoding alpha/beta fold hydrolase — protein: MSEYESIWSDLQGVAFTQGYLEAGGVRTRYLHAGDPGKPALVLLHGSGGHVEAYVRNLEAHAEHFSTWVIDMLGHGYTGRPGHPLEVKHYVAHLISFLDAVGVRKAHVSGESLGGWVAARLAIDHPDRVERLVLNTAGGSQADPEVMRRIVTLSMAAVTDPTWETVQARIKWLMADKSKSYDDVVASRQRIYRQPGFAVAMRDIMALQDPQIRQRNLLGPEDYGRITAPTLVLWTSDDPTADVTEGRRMASMIPGARFEVLPDCGHWPQYEDPKAFNALHLDFLLGG